One genomic segment of Alphaproteobacteria bacterium HT1-32 includes these proteins:
- a CDS encoding DUF58 domain-containing protein, with protein sequence MFMPTVRAALLAGVVVILSIMVVTIMPDYWMMPLWLMLLVLAVILFDGLRLARAGDVRVHMDGPAALFVGEAERAGILINAQIPLHRVQLAVECPDDTVMLSWRNLPGDLPAGEHREDLDILPVRRGIAHVPAIWIAWEGIWRLTRRSLRIPVGADVPVIPNIRAVRRAAIAFDARDSLFGSKPQLLQGDGSEFDALREYVPGLDHRSIDWKQTARHRQLICKEFRTERNHQIVMAVDNGRLMGETIDGIARLDHAVTAALQLGYIALRDGDRFGLQGFNADLDAGMPPVGGPQGFTMVRKIAAEIGYSTAETNFTLSLTRIAATLNRRSLIVVLTDFEDVISAELMMENIARLSRRHLVLFVTFSNSTLEALQNNTVTSLADMGRAIVADTALRDRRIVLERLRRMGVDCIETTAGEFGTELLNSYMRLKRRDAI encoded by the coding sequence ATGTTCATGCCGACCGTCCGTGCGGCCCTGCTGGCCGGTGTCGTTGTCATTCTGTCGATCATGGTGGTGACCATCATGCCCGATTACTGGATGATGCCGCTCTGGCTGATGCTGCTGGTTCTGGCCGTGATCCTGTTCGACGGCTTGCGTCTGGCACGGGCGGGCGATGTCCGCGTGCATATGGACGGGCCGGCGGCCCTGTTTGTCGGAGAGGCTGAACGGGCCGGCATTCTCATTAACGCACAGATACCGCTACACCGGGTGCAACTGGCCGTCGAATGTCCGGATGACACTGTGATGCTGTCATGGCGCAACCTGCCCGGTGACCTGCCAGCCGGCGAACACAGGGAAGATCTGGATATTCTGCCGGTCCGCCGCGGCATTGCGCATGTTCCGGCAATCTGGATTGCCTGGGAAGGCATATGGCGGCTGACCCGGCGCAGCCTCCGGATTCCGGTTGGTGCCGACGTGCCGGTGATACCTAATATTCGTGCTGTCCGGCGGGCCGCGATTGCCTTCGACGCACGCGACAGCCTGTTTGGCAGCAAACCGCAGCTGCTGCAGGGCGACGGGTCCGAATTTGATGCCCTGCGGGAATATGTACCGGGGCTGGACCACCGGTCGATTGACTGGAAACAGACCGCCCGGCACCGGCAGCTGATCTGCAAGGAATTCCGGACCGAGCGGAATCATCAGATCGTCATGGCCGTAGATAATGGCCGGCTGATGGGGGAGACAATCGACGGTATTGCCCGGCTGGACCACGCGGTGACTGCCGCACTGCAACTTGGCTATATCGCCCTCAGGGACGGTGATCGCTTCGGCCTTCAGGGATTCAATGCCGATCTGGATGCGGGAATGCCCCCGGTTGGTGGCCCCCAGGGATTTACCATGGTCCGGAAAATCGCCGCCGAGATTGGCTATAGCACGGCGGAAACCAACTTTACCCTGTCACTTACCCGCATTGCTGCAACCCTGAACCGGCGCTCGCTGATCGTTGTGCTGACTGATTTTGAAGATGTGATCTCCGCAGAACTGATGATGGAAAACATCGCCCGTCTGTCACGGCGGCATCTGGTTCTGTTTGTCACCTTCTCGAACAGCACACTGGAAGCACTGCAAAACAACACCGTCACGTCACTGGCTGACATGGGACGGGCCATCGTTGCGGACACCGCCCTGCGGGACCGGCGGATTGTACTGGAACGGCTGCGCCGGATGGGTGTCGATTGTATCGAGACAACAGCCGGAGAATTCGGAACCGAACTGCTGAACAGTTATATGCGCCTCAAGCGGCGGGATGCGATCTGA
- a CDS encoding AAA domain-containing protein, with protein sequence MGPDEIGAFSARLREEIAKVVVGQDVAVDLLTVALLSEGHLLLEGVPGTAKTLLVQSFAAAVDMKFGRIQFTPDLMPGDVIGTNLFNFQSNSFHLTKGPIFTELLLADEINRTPPKTQAALLQAMQERVVTIDGDSYPLGNGFMVIATQNPIEQQGTYPLPEAQLDRFLFKHIIDYPDRDQERAIVARHGHRSTMPDLTAFDVQRVASLAELSDIRSAVARLRITDDLIDYIVDLVRATREHPSLSVGASPRAANMLAIASRAHAALQGRDYVIPDDIQTLALPALRHRIQLSPGAEIEGVTTESVVNAILAEIAAPR encoded by the coding sequence ATGGGACCCGATGAAATCGGCGCGTTCAGCGCCAGATTGCGAGAAGAGATTGCGAAGGTCGTTGTCGGCCAGGACGTGGCTGTCGACCTGCTGACGGTCGCCCTGCTGTCAGAAGGCCATCTGTTGCTGGAAGGTGTTCCCGGCACGGCCAAAACATTGCTGGTACAAAGCTTTGCCGCCGCCGTGGATATGAAATTCGGTCGGATCCAGTTCACCCCCGACCTGATGCCGGGCGATGTCATCGGCACCAATCTGTTCAATTTCCAGAGCAACAGCTTTCATCTGACCAAGGGACCGATTTTTACCGAACTGTTGCTGGCTGACGAAATCAACCGGACTCCGCCGAAAACCCAGGCCGCCCTGTTGCAGGCCATGCAGGAACGCGTGGTCACCATTGACGGTGACAGCTATCCGCTGGGCAATGGCTTCATGGTCATTGCAACCCAGAACCCGATTGAACAGCAGGGAACCTATCCGTTACCTGAAGCACAGCTCGACCGGTTCCTGTTCAAACATATCATCGACTACCCGGACCGCGATCAGGAACGGGCAATTGTCGCCCGTCATGGTCATCGCAGCACCATGCCGGACCTGACCGCCTTTGATGTGCAGCGTGTTGCCTCGCTCGCCGAGCTTTCGGATATCCGGAGCGCCGTCGCCAGACTGCGCATCACTGACGACCTGATCGACTATATCGTCGATCTTGTCCGCGCAACGCGGGAACATCCGTCACTGTCCGTCGGGGCCTCTCCACGGGCGGCCAATATGCTGGCGATCGCCTCCCGGGCACATGCTGCCCTGCAGGGACGGGATTATGTCATCCCCGATGATATTCAAACCCTCGCACTGCCGGCTTTGCGTCATCGCATCCAGCTTTCGCCGGGCGCCGAAATCGAAGGCGTCACAACAGAGTCTGTCGTCAACGCCATCCTTGCCGAGATCGCGGCCCCCCGCTGA
- a CDS encoding DnaJ domain-containing protein — protein sequence MSIWGKVVGVAAGLALGGPLGAIIGLAGGHVYDRMRGGETGGGGMAPAFGHVTEDQKRQAFAVGVIVLCAKMAKADGQVTRDEIDAFKRIFRVAPEDAAKVGSLFDEARKDAGGFEPYARQLGALFRNNKAVLEELLAGLCVIAMADGVLHPDEQRFLERVALQFDLPDASVERIIATHIRLDDAPDPYKVLGVTREMSDDELKSAYRKLVRDHHPDRLVAQGMPDEFIDQATEKLATINASWDRIEKERGLN from the coding sequence ATGAGCATTTGGGGCAAGGTAGTGGGTGTTGCAGCCGGTCTGGCGCTTGGCGGACCGCTCGGCGCGATCATTGGACTGGCGGGCGGTCATGTTTATGACCGGATGCGGGGTGGCGAAACCGGCGGTGGCGGTATGGCGCCTGCGTTTGGTCATGTCACTGAAGATCAGAAACGGCAGGCATTCGCGGTCGGTGTCATCGTGCTGTGCGCCAAGATGGCGAAGGCCGACGGACAGGTCACCCGTGATGAGATTGATGCGTTCAAGCGCATCTTTCGGGTCGCACCGGAAGATGCGGCAAAGGTAGGCAGCCTGTTTGATGAAGCCCGCAAGGATGCGGGCGGGTTTGAACCATATGCCCGGCAGCTTGGCGCGCTGTTTCGCAACAACAAGGCGGTTCTTGAGGAATTGCTGGCCGGACTGTGCGTCATCGCCATGGCGGACGGCGTGCTGCATCCTGATGAACAGCGTTTTCTGGAACGCGTGGCCCTGCAATTTGATCTGCCGGATGCCTCGGTTGAGCGGATCATCGCAACCCATATCCGGCTTGATGACGCTCCTGATCCCTACAAGGTGCTCGGCGTTACCCGCGAGATGAGTGATGACGAACTGAAATCAGCCTATCGCAAACTGGTCCGGGATCATCACCCTGACCGGCTGGTGGCTCAGGGGATGCCGGATGAATTTATTGATCAGGCCACGGAAAAGCTGGCGACCATCAATGCGTCCTGGGACCGCATCGAGAAAGAACGCGGCCTGAACTGA
- a CDS encoding DUF4129 domain-containing protein, which produces MSAHDIISTAKTVLSDPDFQTAFPAAQPVPEQQPPPEWLESFLRSIVDFLKWLLDRLPDGSGLSDLVNVVQGLGDIAQVILLIVLLSVAVMATVIAYRWLAPRIRQLKTGSPTDQGTDRQTKGAEHHDLLSTARKLIDAGDLDAAAACLFRAALGSVLDDDERRERRSQTARHLVSQLQGDEPTRHLLQRLVGVREAVHYAGRTSSPQEFESLFADVSALIRRHQKA; this is translated from the coding sequence ATGAGCGCACACGACATTATCTCAACAGCGAAAACCGTTCTGTCCGATCCGGATTTTCAGACCGCGTTTCCTGCTGCGCAACCTGTCCCGGAACAACAGCCCCCGCCTGAATGGCTGGAATCCTTTTTGCGGTCCATTGTCGATTTTCTCAAATGGTTGCTTGACCGGCTGCCGGATGGCTCCGGCCTGAGCGACCTGGTGAATGTCGTGCAGGGTCTGGGAGATATCGCTCAGGTAATCCTGCTGATTGTTCTGCTGTCTGTTGCGGTGATGGCAACGGTTATAGCTTATCGATGGCTTGCCCCCCGGATTCGCCAGCTGAAAACCGGCAGTCCGACAGACCAGGGCACAGACAGACAAACAAAGGGGGCAGAACATCACGACCTGCTGTCCACCGCCCGGAAGCTGATTGATGCAGGCGATCTGGATGCCGCGGCGGCCTGTCTGTTCCGTGCCGCGCTGGGATCGGTACTGGATGACGATGAGCGCCGGGAACGCCGGTCCCAGACCGCACGACATCTGGTCAGCCAGCTTCAGGGAGACGAGCCAACCCGCCATCTGCTGCAGCGACTGGTTGGCGTTCGGGAGGCCGTTCACTATGCAGGCCGTACATCCTCACCACAGGAGTTCGAGAGCCTGTTTGCCGACGTCAGCGCTCTGATTCGGAGGCATCAGAAGGCATGA
- a CDS encoding rubrerythrin, translating to MSLAGSKTEDNLKAAFAGESQANRRYLYFAQKADVEGYNDTSALFRSTAEGETGHAFGHLEFLEETGDPATGEPIGSTEANLKSAVAGETHEYTDMYPGMARTAREEGFDEIADWFETLAKAEKSHAGRFQKALTELG from the coding sequence ATGTCCCTAGCTGGCTCGAAGACCGAAGATAACCTGAAAGCTGCTTTTGCTGGCGAAAGCCAGGCTAACCGTCGCTACCTCTATTTCGCTCAGAAGGCGGATGTTGAAGGCTACAACGACACGTCTGCCCTGTTCCGCTCCACTGCGGAAGGCGAAACCGGCCATGCTTTTGGTCACCTCGAATTTCTTGAAGAAACAGGTGATCCGGCAACCGGTGAGCCGATCGGCAGCACCGAAGCCAACCTGAAGTCCGCTGTTGCGGGTGAAACCCATGAATACACCGATATGTATCCGGGCATGGCACGCACCGCGCGCGAAGAAGGTTTCGACGAAATCGCAGATTGGTTCGAAACCCTCGCAAAGGCTGAAAAGAGCCACGCCGGCCGCTTCCAGAAAGCGCTCACCGAGCTCGGCTGA
- a CDS encoding transcriptional repressor, with amino-acid sequence MTRPFQKVCEQLRDAGLRPTRQRMALGKLLLEGDDRHVTAEQLHQEVVGSGVQVSLATVYNTLNQFTGAGLLKEIVVESGRSYFDTNINAHHHFFCESTGSLLDIDAESIPLGTIPTPPAGTEIAGVEVIVRLRATK; translated from the coding sequence ATGACACGACCATTTCAGAAAGTTTGCGAGCAACTGCGGGACGCCGGGCTCCGCCCGACACGGCAGCGTATGGCGCTGGGTAAGCTGTTGCTTGAAGGCGACGATCGCCACGTAACTGCCGAGCAGCTTCATCAGGAAGTTGTTGGCAGTGGCGTGCAGGTATCCCTTGCGACGGTCTACAATACCCTGAACCAGTTCACCGGCGCCGGTCTGCTGAAAGAGATTGTGGTTGAGTCCGGTCGTTCTTATTTCGATACCAACATCAACGCCCATCATCACTTTTTCTGTGAGAGCACGGGCAGCCTGCTGGATATCGACGCCGAAAGCATTCCTCTCGGCACCATCCCGACACCACCCGCAGGAACGGAAATTGCCGGTGTCGAGGTAATCGTGCGTCTGCGGGCAACAAAATAG
- a CDS encoding DUF3750 domain-containing protein → MKWIVRTLVLLAVLAAGPLVAVTSGLADMSRSWQTASRESTDQSPDPATTQEAVVQVFAARAWSWRGAFGVHSWIAAKRTGADSYRVYEVIGWRARRGMSVISVNGREPDGRWFGSAPELLRDLRGPGVDRIIDDIEAAVKTYPYPDEYRVWPGPNSNTFIAHIGREVPDLKMDLPSTAIGKDWIPSNIVASAPSGTGFQLNVLGVLGVLAAKEEGLEINLLGLTFGIDPLDPAIKLPGVGRLGPATKPIQVPAE, encoded by the coding sequence ATGAAATGGATCGTACGAACTCTGGTGCTGCTGGCTGTGCTGGCTGCTGGGCCACTGGTCGCCGTGACGTCGGGGCTTGCCGACATGTCGCGTAGCTGGCAGACGGCCAGTCGTGAATCCACCGATCAGTCACCGGACCCCGCAACAACGCAGGAAGCTGTTGTGCAGGTGTTCGCCGCACGCGCATGGTCCTGGCGCGGTGCATTCGGTGTGCATAGCTGGATTGCGGCAAAGCGCACAGGTGCGGACAGTTACCGTGTTTATGAAGTGATCGGCTGGCGGGCCAGACGTGGCATGTCTGTGATCTCGGTGAATGGCCGGGAGCCGGATGGCCGCTGGTTCGGGTCAGCCCCCGAATTGCTCCGCGATCTGCGGGGGCCGGGTGTTGACCGGATCATTGATGACATCGAGGCTGCGGTGAAGACCTATCCTTATCCGGATGAATACCGGGTCTGGCCGGGGCCTAACTCGAATACCTTCATTGCACATATTGGCCGGGAAGTACCGGACCTGAAGATGGATTTGCCATCAACTGCCATCGGCAAGGACTGGATTCCGTCGAATATTGTGGCTTCGGCACCGAGCGGCACCGGATTCCAGCTGAACGTTCTGGGAGTCCTCGGTGTCCTCGCGGCAAAGGAGGAGGGGCTGGAGATCAACCTGCTTGGCCTGACCTTCGGGATTGATCCGCTGGACCCGGCGATCAAGCTGCCGGGCGTTGGTCGTCTGGGGCCGGCAACGAAACCAATTCAGGTTCCTGCCGAATAG
- the fabA gene encoding 3-hydroxyacyl-[acyl-carrier-protein] dehydratase FabA, whose product MEQQNSFSYEELLECGHGRLFGPGNAQLPLPPMLMFDRITHISSEGGAYGKGEIVAELDVTPDLWFFKCHFEGDPVMPGCLGLDAMWQLVGFFLGWMQAPGRGRALGVGEVKFTGQVLETVKKVTYHIDLKRVIMRRLVMGIADGVVKADGETIYEIKDMKVGLFQQPETT is encoded by the coding sequence TTGGAACAACAGAACAGCTTTAGTTACGAAGAACTGCTGGAATGTGGGCATGGTCGCCTGTTCGGGCCGGGAAACGCCCAGCTCCCGCTGCCGCCCATGCTGATGTTTGACCGCATCACTCACATTTCCTCGGAAGGTGGCGCATACGGGAAGGGCGAAATTGTCGCTGAACTCGATGTCACGCCTGACCTGTGGTTTTTCAAATGCCACTTTGAGGGCGACCCGGTCATGCCGGGATGTCTGGGTCTGGATGCGATGTGGCAGCTTGTCGGTTTCTTTCTCGGCTGGATGCAGGCACCGGGGCGCGGACGTGCGCTCGGTGTCGGTGAAGTAAAATTTACCGGCCAGGTCCTCGAAACCGTGAAGAAGGTTACCTATCATATTGATCTCAAACGGGTCATCATGCGCCGCCTGGTCATGGGCATTGCCGATGGTGTGGTGAAAGCGGATGGGGAAACCATCTATGAGATCAAGGACATGAAGGTCGGCCTGTTCCAACAACCGGAGACTACCTGA
- a CDS encoding response regulator, which yields MVLKSGGSAVLMTKNTQLSGKRILIVEDEILAAMELTDILESRDCTIVGPVASLKDALPLAEESEYDAAILDITLRDGEVFPLAQWLQEHQVPFIFATAYGSSAGLTEEFSHYMLVPKPYPEQRLVRALDQVING from the coding sequence ATGGTATTGAAATCTGGTGGATCGGCAGTCCTGATGACAAAGAATACTCAACTTTCCGGAAAACGCATATTGATCGTCGAGGACGAAATCCTCGCGGCAATGGAACTCACGGATATTCTGGAGAGCAGGGACTGCACAATTGTCGGGCCAGTGGCCAGCCTGAAGGATGCCCTGCCGCTGGCGGAGGAATCCGAATATGATGCGGCGATTCTGGATATTACGTTGCGGGATGGTGAAGTTTTCCCCCTGGCGCAGTGGCTTCAGGAGCATCAGGTACCGTTTATTTTCGCCACCGCCTACGGGTCATCTGCCGGCCTGACAGAAGAATTCAGCCATTATATGCTGGTGCCAAAGCCCTATCCTGAACAACGTCTGGTCCGGGCTCTTGATCAGGTTATTAACGGCTGA
- a CDS encoding DUF3501 family protein, translated as MMVKKIEITQDDIMSMSEYGPLRKDKRREMAAHKKQRRLELGPFATFYFESYETMWHQVHEMLYIEKGGDEQLADELTAYNPLIPKGRNLVCTLMFQIEDETRRRNALKRLGWIEDMITLSFDGETIKAEPEQDVERTTPEGKTSAVHFLHFRFTDEQAAKFKNEGTQVIIGTSHENYTHMAVLPEAVRAELARDLH; from the coding sequence ATGATGGTCAAGAAGATTGAGATTACCCAAGACGACATCATGTCGATGAGCGAGTACGGTCCGCTTCGCAAGGACAAGCGCCGGGAAATGGCCGCCCACAAGAAACAGCGTCGTCTTGAGCTGGGCCCCTTCGCCACCTTCTATTTCGAATCCTACGAGACGATGTGGCATCAGGTTCATGAAATGCTCTACATCGAAAAGGGGGGTGATGAGCAGCTCGCTGACGAACTGACGGCCTACAATCCGCTGATCCCCAAAGGCCGGAATCTGGTCTGCACCCTGATGTTCCAGATCGAAGACGAAACCCGCCGCCGCAATGCGCTGAAACGGCTGGGCTGGATCGAAGACATGATCACCCTCTCGTTTGACGGTGAAACCATCAAGGCCGAACCGGAACAGGATGTGGAGCGGACGACGCCGGAAGGCAAAACCTCTGCCGTGCATTTCCTGCATTTCCGGTTCACCGACGAACAGGCCGCAAAATTCAAGAATGAAGGCACCCAGGTGATTATCGGCACCTCACATGAGAACTACACTCATATGGCGGTGCTTCCCGAAGCCGTCCGGGCCGAACTGGCCCGCGACCTGCACTGA
- a CDS encoding stage II sporulation protein M, whose translation MAGPVKTVAAGSALKSTVFRQEREHLWRELDKLVTRIEKKGLRKLSAEDTLKLPVLYRQTLSSLSVARATSLDAAVLAYLETLSTRAYLAIYGINTGFTASLWHLIWHSLPAAIRQGAAYILVAGIIFTFGALVSYLLVAGNPDWFYSFIPAEMAGGRTPTTSDTDLRAVIYDDTGLHISHLQFFTAFLFSHNAGIGLLAFALGFAFGIPTMLLLFYNGCSVGAFIALYASRGMAVDLGGWLTIHGTTEILAILICGGGGLMLGQAVAFPGRLSRLDNLAATGRTAAQMLVVAVVMLFVAAFLEGFGRQLIQDIAARYGIGLIMLTLWMTWFLTGGRSGRR comes from the coding sequence ATGGCAGGCCCCGTCAAGACAGTAGCCGCCGGTTCTGCTCTGAAAAGCACTGTTTTTCGACAGGAACGCGAACATCTGTGGCGCGAACTGGACAAGCTTGTCACCCGGATAGAGAAAAAGGGACTGCGCAAACTGTCCGCCGAAGACACCCTGAAACTGCCCGTCCTGTATCGTCAGACCCTTTCTTCCCTGTCAGTGGCCCGCGCAACCTCGCTTGATGCTGCGGTTCTGGCTTATCTGGAGACGCTCTCGACAAGGGCTTATCTGGCGATTTACGGGATCAATACCGGCTTTACGGCAAGCCTCTGGCACCTGATATGGCACAGTCTGCCTGCGGCCATACGACAGGGTGCAGCCTATATCCTGGTCGCCGGGATTATCTTCACATTCGGCGCCCTGGTCAGCTATCTGCTGGTCGCCGGAAATCCAGACTGGTTCTACAGCTTCATCCCGGCGGAAATGGCCGGAGGACGAACACCAACCACGTCTGACACCGATCTTCGGGCTGTCATATATGATGATACCGGATTGCATATCAGTCACCTGCAGTTCTTTACCGCCTTCCTGTTCTCCCACAATGCGGGGATCGGCCTGCTGGCCTTTGCTCTCGGTTTCGCCTTTGGCATCCCGACCATGCTGCTGCTGTTCTATAATGGCTGTTCCGTCGGCGCCTTCATCGCCCTCTATGCAAGTCGCGGCATGGCCGTCGATCTCGGTGGCTGGCTGACAATTCACGGGACAACAGAAATACTGGCAATCCTGATCTGCGGAGGCGGCGGTCTGATGCTTGGTCAGGCCGTCGCCTTCCCCGGTCGCCTCAGCCGTCTCGACAATCTCGCAGCAACCGGACGGACCGCCGCGCAGATGCTGGTTGTTGCTGTCGTTATGCTGTTTGTCGCCGCTTTTCTTGAAGGCTTCGGACGACAACTGATTCAGGATATCGCGGCCCGTTACGGTATCGGCCTGATCATGCTGACACTCTGGATGACCTGGTTTCTGACAGGAGGTCGCTCTGGCCGCCGCTGA
- a CDS encoding glycerol-3-phosphate dehydrogenase: MQEGNLDAPVRHPIDWNNPDFWDESKLEAELERAFDICHGCRRCFNLCDSFPRLFDLVDESSTGEVDGVAKDDYKSVVDACTLCDLCFMVKCPYVPPHEFNLDFPHLMLRHRAVELKKGGQPFMEKQVKETDRNGKLGGAVAGLTNWATDRKNGLTRPVMEGVAGIDRNADLPKCTGRTLVGRAKSNPPQVNKDAPGYGRKAVLYATCFSNYNNPEIGEAALNVMAKNGVETEVVYPRCCGMPQLESGDIERVAEHAKSVVKELLPYVEKGYDIVAPIPSCALMMKFEWPLILPENEDIAKLSKATFDITEFVVDMNKKSGLAEGLQPLDGGVTMHISCHSRAQNMGAKATEMLRLIPEADLAVIERCSGHGGAWGVMKDNFETALKIGKPVARTALKNNKKYVASECPLAGAHILQGMEAIRKDEDPAVPEQSVHPIQIFARAYGL; this comes from the coding sequence ATGCAGGAAGGTAATCTGGACGCGCCGGTTCGGCACCCCATTGACTGGAACAACCCGGATTTCTGGGACGAATCGAAGCTTGAGGCAGAACTGGAACGGGCGTTCGATATCTGCCATGGCTGTCGGCGCTGTTTCAATCTCTGCGATTCTTTCCCCCGCCTGTTCGACCTGGTCGATGAAAGTTCAACCGGCGAAGTCGATGGCGTTGCAAAGGACGATTACAAATCCGTCGTCGATGCCTGCACGCTTTGCGATCTCTGCTTCATGGTGAAATGCCCCTACGTTCCACCCCATGAATTCAATCTCGATTTTCCGCATCTCATGCTCCGGCATCGTGCCGTCGAGCTGAAGAAGGGCGGCCAGCCTTTCATGGAAAAGCAGGTCAAGGAAACCGACCGCAATGGTAAGCTGGGTGGCGCTGTTGCCGGACTGACCAACTGGGCAACCGACCGCAAGAACGGCCTGACCCGTCCGGTCATGGAAGGCGTCGCCGGTATCGACCGCAACGCAGACCTGCCGAAATGCACGGGCCGCACCCTTGTCGGCCGGGCAAAATCGAACCCGCCGCAGGTCAATAAAGATGCCCCCGGATATGGCCGCAAGGCGGTGCTCTATGCCACCTGCTTCAGCAACTACAACAACCCTGAAATCGGCGAGGCCGCACTGAACGTGATGGCAAAGAACGGCGTCGAGACCGAGGTTGTCTATCCGCGCTGCTGTGGCATGCCGCAACTGGAAAGCGGCGATATCGAGCGCGTTGCCGAACATGCGAAAAGCGTGGTGAAGGAGCTGCTGCCCTATGTGGAGAAAGGCTACGACATCGTTGCCCCGATCCCCAGCTGCGCCCTGATGATGAAATTTGAATGGCCGTTGATTCTGCCCGAGAATGAAGACATCGCGAAACTGTCGAAAGCGACCTTCGATATCACCGAATTCGTTGTCGACATGAACAAGAAGAGCGGACTGGCTGAAGGTCTGCAACCTCTTGATGGCGGTGTGACCATGCATATCAGCTGCCACAGCCGGGCCCAGAACATGGGCGCGAAGGCAACCGAGATGCTGCGTCTCATTCCGGAAGCCGACCTCGCGGTGATTGAGCGTTGTTCCGGTCATGGCGGCGCCTGGGGTGTGATGAAGGACAACTTCGAAACAGCCCTGAAAATTGGCAAGCCGGTTGCCCGCACCGCGCTGAAGAACAACAAGAAATATGTTGCCAGCGAATGCCCGCTGGCCGGTGCCCATATCCTCCAGGGAATGGAAGCCATACGGAAAGATGAAGACCCGGCCGTGCCGGAACAGTCCGTCCATCCCATCCAGATTTTTGCCCGCGCCTATGGCCTTTAA
- a CDS encoding RDD family protein has product MTPEGVPLTIRLADRGTRFGALLIDLIVLGFLVSLAWILSFLGLWFFNANFNIDDKLALGITFSISLVLSFLIRSFYFCWFEIRWRGSTPGKRMLGIRVADRHGGRLTAEAVIARNIMREVELFLPITFLTTAPSDNVEAWQTIVTAVWIGIFVFMPFFNRDRLRVGDLVSGTWVIIAPRPRLLQDIGEAMSSRLSPAKQTLPHSSFTPAQLSIYGVYELQTLETVLRATGKSADATRRDVARRIARKIDFTKPLPDAACQPFLEAFYVAQRARLEADLLMGRRKEKKEAEDDETGSA; this is encoded by the coding sequence ATGACCCCTGAAGGGGTCCCGCTGACCATCAGGCTTGCTGATCGCGGCACCCGTTTCGGGGCACTGCTGATTGACCTGATTGTGCTTGGCTTTCTGGTCAGTCTTGCCTGGATTCTGTCGTTTCTTGGCCTCTGGTTTTTCAACGCGAATTTCAATATTGATGACAAGCTTGCCCTCGGCATTACCTTCAGTATCAGCCTTGTTCTCTCTTTCCTGATCCGGAGTTTCTATTTCTGCTGGTTTGAAATTCGCTGGCGCGGATCAACTCCGGGCAAGCGTATGCTGGGCATCCGGGTGGCCGACCGCCATGGCGGCAGACTGACCGCAGAAGCTGTCATTGCCCGCAACATCATGCGTGAAGTCGAACTGTTCCTGCCGATCACCTTCCTGACGACCGCACCATCTGACAATGTCGAAGCCTGGCAGACCATTGTGACGGCGGTCTGGATCGGCATCTTCGTCTTCATGCCGTTCTTCAACCGGGACCGGCTGCGGGTTGGTGATCTGGTTTCCGGCACCTGGGTCATCATCGCGCCACGCCCGCGACTGCTACAGGATATTGGCGAGGCAATGTCATCCCGCCTGTCTCCGGCGAAGCAGACCCTGCCGCATTCCAGTTTCACACCGGCACAGCTTTCTATCTACGGCGTCTATGAATTGCAGACACTGGAGACCGTTTTGCGCGCAACCGGAAAATCGGCGGATGCCACCCGCCGGGATGTGGCGCGGCGGATCGCCCGTAAAATCGATTTCACCAAACCTCTGCCCGATGCAGCCTGCCAGCCCTTTCTCGAAGCGTTCTACGTCGCGCAACGCGCCCGGCTGGAGGCTGATCTGCTGATGGGCAGGCGCAAGGAAAAGAAAGAAGCTGAAGACGATGAAACGGGCTCAGCCTGA